The DNA window CCCTCGCGGCGCGCGCTGACGGTGCGCCGCCGCCGCGCGCTACGGCGAATCTCCACCTCGGGCGTCCGGTGGTCGGAGGTTCCGCTGCCAGTCACGGGCCACCACGCTAGCGACCCGTCCCGACAACCCCCACCGCGGATTTGCCGGCGACTTGCCATCACCACCGAAAGCGCAGGTCGGCGCGCTGCCGTCCTGTGGACAACCGCGTCGAACCGGCTCGCCGACTCACCGGGGTCTGCCAGGGTCGACGGCATGACCCCGGCTTCCCCGGCTTCCGCCCGCACCGTGCAGCGTCCCGCGCTCGATCCTCGGCGGCCCATCCTGACCCGCCCCAGCGGCCGCGTCCAGATCGGCTGGGACCCCGACACCGCGCTGCTACTCACCCCGCCCGACGGCGTGGAGGCGGCCGCGCTCGTGTCGGTGCTCGGACTCCTCGACGGCCGCACGTCGCGGCCCACCGTGGTGTGGCGCGCCGTCGACTACGGGATCACGCCCACCGACATGTCGGCGCTGCTCAGCGAGCTCGACGAGGCCGGACTTCTCAGCCCGGCCTCTGCTGCGCCCGACCCGGCACCGGCCGTCCGGGTGCACGGTCGCGGCCCGCTGGCCGACGCGATCGCGGCCGGGCTCACCGGAGCCCCGATCCGCCTGACCCGGTCCACCCACTTCACGAGCGACACCGACGTGCGCCGGTGGAACTGCATGTGCGTCGTGCTCACCGACGACCTGGTCCCCGATCCCCGCCTGATCGACGCGCTGTTCACCGCGGGCATCGCCCACCTGCCGGTGCGGCTGCGCGACGGGAAGGGCATCGTCGGGCCGCTCGTACTTCCCGGACGCACCAGTTGCCTGCGGTGTGCCGACCTGACGCGATGTGCCGCGGACGAGGAGTGGCCGCACGTCGCCGCGCAGCTGCTGGGGCGGGTGGGGCACGCGGGTCCGTCCACCGTCATGGCGACCGCCGCGGTCGCGCTCGGCCAGCTCGAGAAGGTGCTCTCCGGGGTGGCCCGTCCGGTGCCGGCGAGCCTGGACGCGACCCTCGAACTCGACCTGGACCGGCACCGTCTTGCACTCCGACCGTGGCCGCGCAACCCTCGGTGTGGATGCTCACGATCGCCGATTTTCTTGGACGAACCCCAGAATCTTCCGCCATGATGGTCTGGTGTCCGACATCCCCCGCAGAAGCAGCGCCCGCACCGCCAAGCTCGCGAGCATTCCGCTGGGCATCGCCGGGCGCGCCGCGATGGGTTTCGGTAAGAAGCTGGCCGGCGGGGACCGTGACGCGATCGACGCGGAGCTGACGTCGCGGGCGGCCGAACAGCTGTTCACCGTGCTCGGCGAGCTCAAGGGCGGCGCGATGAAGCTCGGCCAGGCCCTCAGCGTGATGGAGGCGGCGGTCCCCGAGGAGTTCAGCGAGCCCTACCGCGAGGCGCTCACCAAGCTCCAGGCCGAAGCGCCGCCGCTACCCGCCAAGCAGGTTCACCGGGTGCTCGACCAGCAGCTCGGCACCAAGTGGCGCGAGCGCTTCGCCCACTTCGACGACGTACCCACCGCCTCGGCCAGCATCGGGCAGGTGCACCGCGCGGTGTGGTCCGACGGCCGGGACGTGGCCGTCAAGGTGCAGTACCCCGGCGCCGACGAGGCCTTGCGTGCGGACCTGCGGACCCTGTCGCGGTTCGCGGGACTGTTCGCCTCGGTGATGCCCGGCACCGACATCAAACCGGTCCTCGACGAGCTCAGCGCGCGGACCGAGGAGGAACTCGACTACCGCATCGAGGCGAACAACCAGCGGGCGTTCGCGAAGGTCTTCGACGGCGACGACCGGTTCGTGGTTCCCCGCGTGGTCGCGAGCGCCCCCAAGGTGGTCGTCACCGAGTGGATGTCGGCGACCCCGTTGTCGGCGATCATCGCGGACGGCACCGTCGAGCAGCGCAACACCGCCGGCGCGTTGCTCGCGGAGTTCCACTTCGTCTCCCCCGCACGGGTGGGCCTGCTGCACTGCGACCCGCACCCGGGCAACTTCATGCTGCACGACGACGGCCGCCTCGGGGTCATCGACTTCGGTGCGACGGCGCCGATGCCGAACGGACTGCCGCCGGTACTGGGCAGGATGGTCCGCCTCAACCTCGAGGAGCGGTTCGACGAGCTGACGGAGTTGTTGCGGGACAACGGTTTCGTGCTGCCCGGCCGTACCGTCACCGACGAGGAGATCGCGGACTACCTACGCCCGTTCACCGACCCGATCCGCACCGAGTCGTTCCACTTCACGCGGGCGTGGCTGCAGAAGGCCGCCGGTACGGCGACCGACTTCACGAGCACCAACTTCCGCACCGCCCGGGCGCTCAACCTCCCGCCCGAGTACGTGATGATCTTCCGGGTGCTGCTGGGCTCGGTGGGCATCTGCGCACAGCTCGACGCCTACGCGCCGTACATGGGCATCCTCACGCGGTGGCTGCCCGGTTTCGCCGACGCGGACGCCGACCTGGAAAC is part of the Rhodococcus sp. SGAir0479 genome and encodes:
- a CDS encoding ABC1 kinase family protein, which codes for MSDIPRRSSARTAKLASIPLGIAGRAAMGFGKKLAGGDRDAIDAELTSRAAEQLFTVLGELKGGAMKLGQALSVMEAAVPEEFSEPYREALTKLQAEAPPLPAKQVHRVLDQQLGTKWRERFAHFDDVPTASASIGQVHRAVWSDGRDVAVKVQYPGADEALRADLRTLSRFAGLFASVMPGTDIKPVLDELSARTEEELDYRIEANNQRAFAKVFDGDDRFVVPRVVASAPKVVVTEWMSATPLSAIIADGTVEQRNTAGALLAEFHFVSPARVGLLHCDPHPGNFMLHDDGRLGVIDFGATAPMPNGLPPVLGRMVRLNLEERFDELTELLRDNGFVLPGRTVTDEEIADYLRPFTDPIRTESFHFTRAWLQKAAGTATDFTSTNFRTARALNLPPEYVMIFRVLLGSVGICAQLDAYAPYMGILTRWLPGFADADADLETLDGA